A genomic window from Equus caballus isolate H_3958 breed thoroughbred chromosome 5, TB-T2T, whole genome shotgun sequence includes:
- the AK4 gene encoding adenylate kinase 4, mitochondrial isoform X1: MPSSALSSKLRLLQGTCPAEDEPDECAGGDCVWESQEENPGGEITQRLGLCGCREAPCKWRVGPSRAEASPGDAKRVEGVVRALCLLSHVLAKKRSALPRLPHTCQLGFPRTLVQAEALDKICALDLVITLNIPFETLKDRLSRRWIHPPSGRVYNLDFNPPHVHGIDDITGEPLIQQEDDKPEAVAARLRQYKDVAKPVIELYKSRGVLHQFSGTETNKIWPYVYTLFSNKITPVQSKEAQ, encoded by the exons GCGGAGGACGAACCTGATGAGTGTGCTGGAGGTGACTGCGTGTGGGAAAGTCAAGAAGAGAATCCTGGAGGAGAGATCACGCAGCGACTCGGTCTGTGTGGCTGTAGAGAGGCGCCCTGCAAGTGGCGGGTGGGACCCAGCAGAGCGGAGGCAAGCCCGGGGGACGCCAAGAGGGTGGAGGGCGTGGTGCGTGCCCTGTGTTTGCTCAGCCATGTCCTTGCTAAAAAAAGGTCAGCACTGCCTCGCCTTCCCCACACCTGCCAGTTGG GTTTTCCTAGAACGCTGGTTCAGGCCGAAGCCCTGGACAAGATCTGTGCCCTGGATCTCGTGATCACTTTGAACATTCCATTTGAAACACTCAAAGATCGTCTCAGCCGACGCTGGATCCACCCTCCCAGCGGAAGAGTGTACAACCTGGACTTCAATCCACCTCACGTACAC GGGATTGATGACATCACTGGTGAGCCATTAATCCAGCAGGAGGATGATAAACCTGAAGCAGTTGCTGCCAGGCTAAGACAGTACAAGGACGTGGCAAAGCCAGTCATTGAACTATACAA GAGCCGAGGCGTGCTTCACCAGTTTTCTGGAACGGAGACTAACAAAATCTGGCCTTATGTTTACACGCTTTTCTCGAACAAGATCACACCTGTTCAGTCCAAAGAAGCCCAGTGA